In Quercus lobata isolate SW786 chromosome 12, ValleyOak3.0 Primary Assembly, whole genome shotgun sequence, a genomic segment contains:
- the LOC115971611 gene encoding 60S ribosomal protein L18-2-like isoform X2 has product MGIDLVAGGKRKKKIRTAPKSNDIYLKLLVKLYRFLVRRTGSKFNAVILKRLFMSKVNKPPLSLSKLIRYMEGKEGKIAVVVGTVTDDIRVYEVPAVKVTALRFTETARARIEKAGGECLTFDQLALRAPLGQNTVLLRGHKKREAVKHFGPAPGVPHSHTKPYVRAKGRKFERARGKRNSRGFRV; this is encoded by the exons ATG GGTATCGATTTGGTCGCCGGTGgtaagaggaagaagaagatcagGACCGCCCCCAAATCAAATGATATTTACCTCAAGCTCCTCGTCAAg CTGTACCGTTTTCTGGTGCGGAGGACCGGGAGTAAATTCAATGCGGTGATACTGAAGAGGCTTTTCATGAGCAAGGTCAACAAGCCACCTCTATCTCTCTCCAAGTTGATTCGTTACATGGAGGGCAAG GAGGGTAAGATTGCTGTGGTTGTTGGGACTGTGACCGATGACATTAGGGTGTATGAGGTCCCAGCAGTGAAGGTTACAGCCCTGAGGTTCACAGAGACTGCAAGAGCTAGGATCGAGAAGGCCGGAGGAGAATGCTTGACATTTGATCAGCTGGCACTAAGAGCTCCTCTTGGGCAGAACACG GTTCTCCTTAGAGGTCATAAGAAGCgtgaagctgtgaagcactttgGTCCTGCTCCTGGTGTGCCACACAGCCACACAAAACCCTATGTACGTGCTAAAGGAAGGAAATTTGAGAGGGCTAGAGGAAAAAGGAACAGCAGGGGCTTCAGAGTTTGA
- the LOC115971611 gene encoding 60S ribosomal protein L18-2-like isoform X1 → MGIDLVAGGKRKKKIRTAPKSNDIYLKLLVKVLSLSLSVSLYMYVCLWLTRVRWICDQLYRFLVRRTGSKFNAVILKRLFMSKVNKPPLSLSKLIRYMEGKEGKIAVVVGTVTDDIRVYEVPAVKVTALRFTETARARIEKAGGECLTFDQLALRAPLGQNTVLLRGHKKREAVKHFGPAPGVPHSHTKPYVRAKGRKFERARGKRNSRGFRV, encoded by the exons ATG GGTATCGATTTGGTCGCCGGTGgtaagaggaagaagaagatcagGACCGCCCCCAAATCAAATGATATTTACCTCAAGCTCCTCGTCAAggtcctctctctttctctctctgtatctctatatatgtatgtatgtttgtGGTTGACACGTGTACGGTGGATCTGTGATCAGCTGTACCGTTTTCTGGTGCGGAGGACCGGGAGTAAATTCAATGCGGTGATACTGAAGAGGCTTTTCATGAGCAAGGTCAACAAGCCACCTCTATCTCTCTCCAAGTTGATTCGTTACATGGAGGGCAAG GAGGGTAAGATTGCTGTGGTTGTTGGGACTGTGACCGATGACATTAGGGTGTATGAGGTCCCAGCAGTGAAGGTTACAGCCCTGAGGTTCACAGAGACTGCAAGAGCTAGGATCGAGAAGGCCGGAGGAGAATGCTTGACATTTGATCAGCTGGCACTAAGAGCTCCTCTTGGGCAGAACACG GTTCTCCTTAGAGGTCATAAGAAGCgtgaagctgtgaagcactttgGTCCTGCTCCTGGTGTGCCACACAGCCACACAAAACCCTATGTACGTGCTAAAGGAAGGAAATTTGAGAGGGCTAGAGGAAAAAGGAACAGCAGGGGCTTCAGAGTTTGA
- the LOC115971097 gene encoding exocyst complex component SEC15B: MQPTKSRRKVAPNTATGAKTTATDNGSADSADKLDQLLLSSAICNNEDIGPFIRKAFTSGKPETLLLHLRHFARSKESEIEEVCKAHYQDFILAVDDLKSLLSDVESLKSSLSTSNSKLQSVAGPLLDSLDSFLESRTVLQNVNLALGSISTCIRLIEICSRSNYHLSRNNFYMALKCLDSIETELLDKTPSSTLRRMLEKKIPEIRAHIERLVSKEFGDWLVEIRVVSRNLGQLAIGQASSARQREEDLRIKQRQAEEQSRLSLRDCVYALQDEDENEDDQHGQHDGVGLSNGLGNDGHSGGFDLTPLYRAYHINQTLGLEDRFKQYYFENRKLQLTSDFQVSSMTPFLESHQTFFAQIAGFFIVEDRVLRTSGGLISKMEVENLWETAMSKMCGVLEDQFSRMQTANHLLLIKDYVSLLGVTLRRYGYPVDALLDVLSKHRDKYHELLLSDCRKQIAEALAADKFEQMLMKKEYEYSMNVLSFQLQTSDIAPAFPYVAPFSSTVPDCCRIVRSFIEDSVSFMSYGGQLDFYDMVKKYLDRLLGEALDEALLKLINTAVHGVSQAMQMAANMAVMERACDFFFRHAAQLSGIPLRMAERGRRQFPLSRARDAAEDMLSGLLKAKVDGFMTLIENVNWMADEPPQSGNEYVNEVMIYLETLVSTAQQILPAQVLKRVLQEVLSHISEKIVGALYGDSVKRFNVNAIIGIDVDVRLLESFADNQAPIFSDGDANQLKLALSESRQLINLLLSNHPDNYLNPVIRERSYKALDHRKVVTISEKLRDPSDRLFGTFGSRGAKQNPKKKSLDSLIKRLRDAS; the protein is encoded by the coding sequence ATGCAGCCCACGAAGTCACGCCGGAAAGTGGCGCCAAATACCGCCACAGGCGCCAAAACCACCGCAACCGATAACGGAAGCGCCGACTCAGCAGACAAGCTAGACCAGCTCCTCCTTTCTTCCGCCATCTGCAACAACGAGGACATAGGACCCTTCATCCGCAAGGCCTTTACATCGGGCAAGCCTGAGACTCTCCTCCTCCATCTCCGCCACTTCGCTCGCTCGAAAGAGTCCGAGATCGAAGAAGTCTGCAAAGCTCACTACCAGGACTTCATCCTCGCCGTCGACGACCTCAAGTCTCTCCTCTCCGACGTCGAATCACTCAAATCCTCTCTCTCCACTTCGAACTCCAAGCTCCAGTCCGTCGCCGGACCGCTTCTCGACTCGCTCGACTCGTTCCTCGAGTCGCGAACTGTGTTGCAGAATGTCAATCTCGCCCTTGGCTCAATCTCCACCTGTATCCGCTTGATCGAGATCTGTTCCCGATCGAACTACCACTTGTCTCGGAACAACTTCTACATGGCGTTGAAGTGTTTGGACTCGATCGAGACCGAGTTGCTGGACAAAACGCCGTCGTCTACGCTCAGGCGAATGCTGGAGAAGAAGATCCCGGAGATTCGCGCGCATATCGAGAGGCTAGTGAGCAAAGAGTTCGGCGATTGGCTCGTCGAGATCCGAGTCGTGAGCCGGAACTTAGGTCAGTTAGCCATAGGCCAAGCCTCCTCGGCTCGTCAGCGCGAAGAGGATCTTCGAATCAAGCAGCGCCAAGCAGAGGAGCAGAGTCGGCTTAGTCTTCGTGACTGTGTTTACGCTCTTCAAGACGAAGATGAAAACGAAGACGATCAACACGGCCAACACGACGGCGTTGGGCTCAGTAACGGACTTGGAAACGACGGTCATAGTGGTGGTTTCGATTTGACTCCTCTGTACAGAGCTTATCATATAAACCAAACCCTAGGACTCGAGGATCGGTTCAAGCAGTACTACTTCGAGAATCGGAAGCTCCAATTGACTTCAGATTTTCAGGTATCGTCTATGACTCCATTTCTAGAATCTCATCAAACATTTTTCGCCCAAATAGCCGGGTTTTTCATAGTTGAAGATCGAGTTTTGAGGACTAGTGGAGGTTTGATTTCGAAAATGGAAGTTGAGAATTTGTGGGAAACTGCTATGAGTAAAATGTGTGGGGTTTTAGAGGACCAATTTTCTAGGATGCAAACCGCGAATCACTTGTTGTTGATTAAGGACTATGTGAGTTTGTTAGGTGTCACATTGAGGAGGTATGGGTACCCGGTTGATGCTTTGTTAGATGTATTGAGTAAACATAGGGATAAGTATCATGAATTGTTGTTGTCGGATTGTCGGAAACAGATAGCCGAGGCACTTGCGGCTGATAAGTTTGAGCAAATGTTGATGAAGAAGGAATACGAGTATTCGATGAATGTGCTCTCGTTTCAGCTTCAAACGTCGGATATTGCTCCTGCATTTCCTTACGTGGCGCCATTTTCGTCCACAGTGCCAGATTGTTGTAGGATTGTGAGGTCTTTTATTGAGGATTCCGTGAGTTTCATGTCGTATGGTGGGCAGTTGGACTTTTATGATATGGTTAAGAAGTACTTGGATAGGTTGTTGGGTGAGGCTTTAGATGAGGCTTTGTTGAAGCTTATCAATACGGCCGTTCATGGGGTTTCACAAGCAATGCAGATGGCGGCAAATATGGCTGTCATGGAGCGTGCTTGTGATTTCTTCTTTCGTCATGCTGCACAGCTTTCAGGGATTCCCTTGAGGATGGCTGAGAGGGGTAGGAGACAGTTTCCATTGAGTAGAGCCCGTGATGCAGCAGAAGATATGCTATCAGGGTTGTTGAAAGCGAAGGTTGATGGGTTCATGACGTTGATTGAGAACGTGAATTGGATGGCCGATGAGCCACCGCAAAGTGGGAATGAATATGTGAATGAGGTGATGATATATTTGGAGACTCTGGTTTCTACTGCTCAGCAGATATTGCCAGCTCAGGTACTTAAAAGGGTTTTACAAGAAGTTCTTTCTCACATTTCCGAGAAGATTGTGGGAGCTTTATATGGGGATTCAGTTAAGAGGTTTAATGTGAATGCGATCATCGGGATTGATGTTGATGTTCGGTTGCTGGAATCATTTGCAGATAATCAAGCTCCTATTTTCTCGGATGGGGATGCAAATCAGTTGAAATTGGCACTTTCTGAGTCCCGGCAATTGATTAATTTGCTATTGAGCAATCATCCGGATAATTATCTAAATCCAGTAATCAGGGAGAGAAGTTATAAAGCTTTGGACCACAGGAAAGTTGTGACTATTTCAGAAAAGTTGAGGGATCCTTCAGATCGGCTATTTGGAACCTTTGGGTCACGGGGAGccaagcaaaacccaaaaaagaagtcTCTGGATTCTTTGATAAAAAGACTTAGGGATGCTAGCTAA